The nucleotide sequence AGTCGCGCCTTCGTCACGAATCTCACCGCCTGAACCTGTCGCAGCACCGGCAAATGGTGCAATCGCTGTTGGGTGGTTGTGAGTTTCCACTTTCATCAAGATGTGAGCGGCCTGGCTTTTGTATTTATAAACGTGTTGACCGTTATCTTCTTGAGTTGGATAGAAACGTTGCGTATCAAAACCAACAATCACCGATGCGTTGTCTTTATAAGCCGACAATACGTCTGTTGGTGATTCTTTATAGGTATTTTTGATCATCTGGAACAATGACAATGGTTGAACTTCACCATCAATCGTCCATTCAGAACCAAAGATTTTGTGACGGCAGTGTTCTGAGTTTGCCTGTGCAAACATCATCAGTTCAATGTCGTTCGGGTTACGGCCCAGTTTGGTAAATGCATCTGTCAGGTAATCAATTTCCTGCTCAGACAATGCAAAACCGAATTCATTGTTAGCTTTAACCAGTGCTTCTTTACCCTGCCCCAGAATATCAATCGAGTTCAGCGGTTTTGGTTCGGTTTCAACAAACAGTGCCGCAGCATCTTCAATCGTGTTGAACACACTTTCAGTCATGCGGTCATGCAGAACTTGCAGCGCTTCTTTAGAAAGCTCTTTTGTACCCTTTAGAGTAAACAAAACACCGCGCTCAAGACGATGAACCGGTGTATTACAGTTGGCAAAAATGTCAGTCGCCTTCGAAGACCATGGTGAAATCGTGCCGACACGTGGCGTCACCAGAATCTGGATTTCATCACTTGCTGGCTGGCGCAGTTCAAAAGATTGACCATCGTTGAGAAGCTGTAAAGCGGATTGCTGTTGTTGCTCGTTGAGCGCTTGGTCAAAGAGATAAACAAATTGACTTTCTAGTGATTGAACAGAACTATTTGACGATAAACGTGAGAGTAGTTGAGTTTTCTTGAAAGAAGAATGTGCAGGTGCACCGGCAACGATAAACATGCTGATTTTGGCTCCACGGGATGATCGAGCGACCATGCCACAATGTGACTTGAGAGAGCGCATATTCTACTGTGAAAAGATTAAATCAGCTAGTGAGGAATACAGAAATCTGACCGCTATTCTGTCAGGATTTTTAAAATAATACTTTTATTTTCAGTTAAAAAAATTGAATGTAGTCGATTAGGTTAACACATTTTCTTGCAGAAAAATCAAAACCGGCAAAGTTTTATTTTCACATGCAAAATTGTATTAATTTTCAACAACAAGCTCATCCTAATTTTTAGCGATCCGACAGGCTTGTCGAGTTAAAATACCGCTTAAATAATGCACTTTATTTGCAAGAATATATTTCCCATTGCCAATTTAGCTGATCCATAAAAATACAGTTCTAATATTGGTCTTCACTTTCTTATTTCTACACGGCAACTTATGTCGCAAGTCCGTATATTTTTCTGCACTTTTTTGGCATGATGCAGCCAAAGAACTGAATGAATAATGATAAATGACTCAAATGCGTTGGCTGGAATTACTTTCCACTGTCCGTATTGGCAGCAAAAAACAAAGTACTGAACTGGCACGTAGTCCATTTCACAAGGACTATGACCGGATTATATTTTCGCAAAGTTTCCGTCAGCTAAACCGTAAAACCCAAGTGCATCCACTGACCCAGCATGACGGTATTCATACCCGTCTGACTCATTCGCTGGAAGTCTCCTGTATTGGTCGTTCACTTGGCATGCTCGCTGCAGAAAAAATTAAAGATGAATTACCACCTTGGATTTCCCCAGCCGATGTTGGCGCGATTATTCAGGCCGCCTGTCTGGCGCATGATATTGGCAATCCACCTTTTGGTCATGCCGGTGAATATGCCATCCGTGAATGGTTTGATGATGCATCGCATACCGATTTCCTGAAAAATCTGAGTCCGGAACAGGAAGCCGATGTGCGTCAGTTTGAAGGCAATGCCCAAGGCCTGCGCCTGCTGACCAAGATTGATTATCATCCGAATGATGGCGGCATGCGTCTCACCTATGCCACGCTGGGTGCCTATTTAAAATATCCGTGGCTATCACAGACCATTGATCCAACTGGTAACACGCCTGCTAGCCGACGTCCGAAATTTGGCTGCTATCAATCCGAAAAAGAGATTCTCAAAGAGATCGCTGAACAGCTTGGCCTGATTCAACTGGGTGACTATCACTACTGTCGTCATCCACTGACTTATCTGCTCGAAGCCGCTGATGATATCTGTTATGCCCTGATTGATCTGGAAGATGGTATTAGCCTGAATATGCTGAGTTATGCTGAAGTTGAACCGGTGTTTCTAAATCTGCTGGGTGATTATGGCACGCCTTCTGAAATCAGCATGCCGGATACCACCTGGCAACAGAAGATTGCAGCTTTGCGTGGCCGGGTGATGAAGCGTCTGGTCGCAGAAGTAACCACTGCTTTTGCCCATCATCAGCAGGAAATCCTGATGGGTCAGCTCAAAGGTTCCTTACTGGGTTATTGCAGCCCAGATATCGAGCTTGGCATTACCCGTGCCAAGGAACTGGCGCGTGATCGGATCTTTGAGCATCCGCAAAAGGCGGGACTGGAAATTATTGCCCATCAAAGCCTGCAAACCATTCTGGATGCCTTTATTCCACTGACTACACCGCACAAGAATCTGAGTTTCAAGGAACAGCGTCTAATGGCAATCCTGAAACGTTCTGGCGCACAGTTCCATGCTGATCATTATGACAATATCATGCAGGTGCTGGATATTATTTCCAAGCTGTCCGACCATCAGGCTTATAACCTGGCGCAGGAACTGCATGGCAATAAAGCGGGATTACTTTAACTAGATGCAAATTTGTTGATAATCTCAGCAAATCTGCGAATTTTGAACCGTAGTATTTTGCCTTTAACGCAAATGCTGACTACTATGCCCGTATTGAATTTGAGTATTTATAAAAAATGATTGGATGCCTGATTGGTGAAGTGCTGGCGCTTGAAGCACCAACTGTTTTGTTAAATGTAAATGGTGTGGGTTATGAGATTGATACTCCCCTGACCACGTTCTGCCAGTTACAAAAAGGCCAGAAAATTACCCTATGGACGCATTTATCCGTTCGTGAAGATGCACAACTACTTTATGGCTTTTTAAATGCGCAGGAAAAAACCATTTTCCGTACTTTATTAAAGGTTAATGGCGTCGGCCCCAAAATGGCGCTCGGCATTCTCTCTACTTTAAGTGTGGACATGCTGATTCACACCGTTGAAAATGAAGATGTAAATACCTTGGTCAAAGTGCCTGGAGTCGGCAAAAAAACTGCTGAACGTCTGATGATTGAACTGCGTGACCGCTTTAAAGCCATGGTTTCAGGTAGCGCTCCAACCAATTCGACAGCTCCACAAATCCAGTTTATGGGCAACTCTGCAGTTGCTGAAGCTGAAGCGGCATTACAATCTTTAGGTTATAAACCTGCTGAAGCACAAAAATTGGTAAATGCAGCTAAAGGTGACTTTACTGAAGCCAGCGACATTATCCGTGCGGCTTTAAAATCAATGAATAAATAACAGGAAGATGACTCAAATCTAAAAGAGTAATTATTCTCGGTTTATGAATAACTGACTGGCGACATGGAGGTCGCCTGTTGAGTTGGGGTACAGGATGTGCCCTCAACTCAACAAAAGATTTTTGTTACTTTTGATCTTTCAAAAGTAAAACAACGCCTACACAATGGCAGCTAAACACAAATCATTATTTGAGGCTGTTCCCACAGCATCAAACAGCTTCGATAAAGAGATTAAGTTAATAGATATGCAAGACCGTCTCATCAGTGGTTCTGAAAAACCCGAAGATCACTTTGATCGTGCCATCCGTCCAACTTCCCTCGATGACTATATCGGTCAGCCTGTGGTTCGTGAACAAATGGAAATCTTTATTGGTGCCGCACGTGGCCGTGAAGAAGCACTGGATCATACCCTGATCTTTGGGCCTCCAGGTCTGGGTAAAACTACGCTTGCCAATATTATTGCCCGTGAAATGGGTGGCAATCTGAAATCAACTTCTGGCCCAGTACTGGAACGTGCCGGTGATCTGGCGGCGATGCTGACCAACCTTGAAGAAGGTGACGTACTATTTATTGATGAGATTCACCGTCTTTCTCCAGTGATTGAAGAAATCTTGTATCCAGCGATGGAAGACTATCAGCTGGATATCATGATTGGTGAAGGTCCGGCTGCCCGTTCAATTAAACTGGACTTACCACCATTTACCTTAGTGGCTGCAACCACACGCGCAGGCCTGCTGACTTCTCCATTACGTGACCGTTTCGGTATCGTGCAACGTCTGGAATTCTATTCAGTTGATGATCTAACCCATATTGTGAAACGTTCTGCGAGTCTTATGGATGTACCAATGACGGAAGAAGGTGCACGTGAAGTGGCTCGTCGTTCGCGTGGTACACCGCGTATTGCCAACCGCCTGCTACGTCGTGTCCGCGACTATGCACAAGTCAAAGGTACTGGTGAAGTGACTCAGGACATGGCGCAACGTGCACTGGATATGTTGAACGTGGATAAAGATGGTTTGGATACGCTTGACCGTCGTTACTTGTCCATGCTTCTTGAACGGTTTGATGGTGGTCCTGCCGGTGTAGAAGCTTTGGCAGCAGCAATGGCAGAAGACTCTGGCACATTGGAAGATGTTATTGAACCATACCTAATCCAGCAAGGTTATGTAATGCGGACTGCGCGTGGTCGTATTGCCACCAATATGGCCTATTTGCAGTTTGGTATGACACCTCCTGAACCAAAAGACAAATAATTTGGAAGGGAGTTAATTCTCCCTTTTCTTTATTCAAAACCAAATATCATATGAAAAATAGTCAGTTTTTAGCCTTAACTTTAGTTTTACTCTGTTCATCTTCTTATGCACAAACTTCTTGGCAATGCACAAATAAGCATGCTGAGATTTCCTGCACCCAACAGAACTGCCAGGTACAAACTGAAGATTTCACTTCTTTTAACTTTCTTATAGATAGCAATAAAGAAATAAGCATTTGTGCTTATTCAGGTTGCTGGCGTGGACCAGTAACATATACAAACTCAAAAAAATTTGATCAGTATTTTACTCAACAACTCATTTGGAATAATGGTGAAACAAAAGATGAAAGCTTTTCTATCACTATAGATAAAACTACAAAACTAGGAAACCTGTTAGGTTCTGGGTTTATTCTTCCGCTTATTTGTGAATCAAAATGAGTTAAATAAAAATACACCTGTTATCCGTAAGCAACAGGTGTACTGAACACTATTATTTTTTTTAGATCAGTAAAGCCTCTAAAATCTGCTTAAAGAAAGTGAAAAATATTTATAAGTTTATAAAGCTCTAGATCATCTTAAAAAGATTACCAATCAAAACCATTCATAGGCAAAATTTCTCACGTCTTTGAAATCTTGTGCCATTGGTCAAAAAAGTCAGTGTGCTAAACTGCCAAGCCTCATATCACTTGACTTGTAGCCTAATTTGAGCAAATTCTACACGCAAAATTAGGTGAAGAAAGCAGCATCAATCTGCAGTAAAACCAATGGAACATCATTATGGCGAATAAATTTGAATTCAATATCCGCGTTTATATTGAAGACACAGATGCAGGCGGCATTGTCTATCATGCCAATCATATTCGCTTTATGGAACGCACCCGTACCGAATGGTTACGCGCTTCTGGCATCAGCCATTACTGGCATCAGAAAGATTACAACTTTGTCGTGCACAAAATTAACGTCAAATATTCGCGTCCAATTCTGATGGATGACTTAATTACCGTCACTGCAAGTGTAATTTCACTTAAAGCTTCATCTTTTGTATTGCAACAGAATATTTATCGTGGTGAAATCATGCTTGCATCGGGTGAGGTCGAGCTGGCTTGTATCGGCGCTGATATGCGTCCACGTCGCCTGCCTGATGAAATACGCGACCTGATTCGAAAAGAATTGGAACAAGATTAAAAAAATGAATTGGCACATGTAAGCACTATGGCAACCGAGTTAGCATCATCCCTACAAGTATCAGATCTGATTTTACAAGCAAGCCCTGTCGTACAACTGGTTATGCTGTCTCTTTTACTGGCATCGCTCTACAGCTGGTACCTGATTGCTAGGCTCTACATGAGTTATAAAAAGGCCCAGGCAGAAGATGAACATTTCCAGAAAATTTTCTGGTCTGGTGCTGAACTGAATACCCTGTATAACAATGCCCAGTTGAATTCCAAACGTACTGGCCTGGAAGATATCTTCTATCAAGGTCTGGGGGAATTCCTGAAACTAAAAAAACGCAATGCTTCTCAAGCCCAGACCATTGAAGGCACTGAACGCATTCTGCGTGTCGGTTTAAGCCGTGATCAGGGCACTTTAGAGCAAGGTTTAGGCGCACTGGCAAGTATTGGTTCAGTTGCCCCTTATGTCGGTCTGTTTGGTACAGTCTGGGGCATCATGAATGCCTTTATTGGCTTGTCAGAAGTTGATCAGGTGACACTGGCAACCGTAGCACCCGGCATTGCTGAAGCCCTGATTGCAACTGCGATTGGTCTGTTTGCAGCAATTCCAGCGGTACTGGCATTTAACCACTACACTGCTAAAGGTGAAGCGCTTTACTCTGACCGTGCCCTGTTTGCCGAAGAAATGGTTGCCCTGTTACAACGTCAGTCACTTGGCCAGACTCAGGACCAAGACTAATGGCAATTCAACGTTCAGGACGCTTTGAGCGTATTAAAAAACCATTGAAAAGTGACATGAACGTCGTGCCTTATATTGACGTCATGTTGGTGCTGCTGGTGATTTTTATGGTGACTGCACCGATGATTACCACCGGAGTAAAAGTCGATTTACCTCAGGCCAATAACAACCCTATTCAAGCGAATGAAAAACCGACCATTGTTTCTTTAATGGAAGATGGTTCTTTAAAACTTGAAGATAAAAATCACAACAATGAAACCCTGACACTGGACGAGCTGAAAACTGTGCTGACCAATGCACAAAATGAAGCTCAAGCAGACAATAAACAGTTCAGCGTGCTCATTAACGGTAGCCAGTCACGTCCTTATGGCGAAGTCATGCAGTTGATGTCCGCTCTCCAGGATGCTGGTCTGGCACAAGTCGGCTTACTCACCGCACCTTTAAAGTAATATATGAAAGATTTCAATAAGCCACCTTCTCAACAGAAAGCGCTTGCAATCGGATTTACCATCGGCATCCATGCAATCGCTGTGGTGGGATTGCTTTATCTGGGCATGAGTAAACCGCCTCAACCACCGAAGCAGATCAAAACCATCCTGGTCAATCCGGAAGACCTGAAACCGGTCACACGTGAAGAAACTGAATTTGATGAAACTGCGCATGAAAATGTCGCAGAACAGATCACCCAGACTGCTGAACCAACACCGGAAGCAGCACCGGAAATTCCAACCACTGCGCCTGCTGAGGTTCCTCCTGTAACGCCACCAGCACCAAAAGTGGATACCCAAAAGGCTATCCAGGAAGCCAAGGCAGCTGCAGCAGCGCAACAGAAAGCTGAACAGCAGGCTGCCGAAGCAGCCAAACGTGCCGAAGCTGCGGAACAGGCTAAACAGGAAGCCACTCGAGCAAAAGCCGAGGCAGCACAAAAATCTAAAGCTGAGCAGGAAGCCGCGCGTCGTGCTGAGCAGCAGGCCAAGCAAAAAGCAGATGCTGCGGAAAAAGCTCGCCTCGAAGCACAACGTAAAGCCGATTTAGCAGCCAAACAGAAACTTGACGCTCAGGCCAAAGCCAAGGCCGAAGCAGATGCAAAAGCTAAAGCAGATGCTGCCGCAAAACAAAAAGCGGCTGCTGAGGCAAAAGCTAAGGCAGATGCGGAAGCGAAGCATAAGGCTGAACAACAAGCCAAGCAAAAAGCGGATGCTGCGAAAAAAGCTGCTGCTGAAGCTGAAGCGAAACACAAAAAAGCAGATGCAAAAGCTAAAGCAGATGCTGCCGCGAAAAATAAAGCGGCTGCAGAGGCAAAAGCCAAAGCCGATGCGGATGCCAAACGTAAAGCTGCGGCGGAAGCCGAGGCCAAACGTAAAGCAGATGCTGAGGCAAAGACTCATGCGGAAGCCGAAGCCAAAGCATCTGCCGCTAAAAAAGCTGCTGAAGAAGCTGCACACAAAAAGGCTGAAGCTAAACGCATCGCCTCCAGTGCAAAACGCGACTTCGAGAACAAGATTAAACGTGCCTGGGATATTCCAGCGGGATCTTCCGGTCAGAAGGCCACTGCCCGAGTGACCTTGAGTGACAGCGGTTCCGTGGTTTCTGTAATCGTCAATGCCAGCGATCCAGACATGAAAGCCAGTGTGGAAGCTGCGGTTCGTGCTGCTGCACCATACCCAATGCCGTCCGATCCGGATGCACGCCGTGAAGCTCGGAGTTTCACCTCTACCTTCACTGCACAATAAAAATTTAAGCCATAACCAGCAAAACGGTTATGGCTTTTGCTTTTTTAAGATAAACTGCAGTGAAAAGCGGCAAAATAATATTCACTTTTCACAGTGTTATAACAGTTTGATCATGGCTGGATAGTTTATTTTTATGAAATCCATGCGATGATGTGACGCAATCATATTCAGAATAAATCCGTTGATTTGAGTAAATAACGAATGATGGAAAAAACGCGTAAACACCTACTCTGCCTTGCCATATTCACTGCTCTGGGTTCAATCACTGCCACCCAGACTCAGGCGCAATTACATCTGGAAATTACCAAAGCACCGGAAGCGGCGCCGAAGATTGCGATTGTCCCGTTTAGTCAAGACCAGAGCATTTATCCAATTGTGGAAAATGACCTGAACCGTTCTGGCAAGTTTACCAGTGCTTCAAAAAACCTGCCGGCAACAGCGAGCCTGAATAACCCGAATGCGGATGCCTGGGCTGCAGCCGGTGTACCTTATGTAGTGACCGGTTCTTCCAAGACCAATGCTGATGGCTCATATGAAATCCAGTACCAGCTGTATGACATCGAGAAAAAACAGTACTTATTAAATGAACTGCTGACAGTTCCGGCAACCCGTACCCGTCAGGCTGCCCACATGATCAGTGATGCGATTTTCCAAGCATTAACCGGCATTCCGGGTGATTTTAGTGGCCGTATCGCTTATGTACTGCGTAACCCTGCAACTCCCGATCAGCGTTATACCCTGCAAATTGCTGACACAGATGGTGAACAGCCAAAAACCATTTTGACTTCACGTGATCCAATCTTGTCTCCAGCCTGGACACCGGATGCGAAAAAGATTGCCTATGTTTCATTTGAAACTAAGCGCCCAGCCATTTATTTGCAGAATCTGGCAACCGGTCAACGTGAAAAATTGGCCAGCTTCCGTGGCCTGAATGGTGCACCAAGTTTCTCACCAGATGGCAAGAGCATGCTGTTCACCGCATCGATGCATGGCAATCCTGAAATCTATGAAATGAATCTGGAAACCCGTCAGTTGAAACGCATGACCAATGACTCAGCCATTGATACTGAAGCGCGTTATGCGCCGGATGGAAAATCGTTCATCTTCACATCAGACCGCGGTGGCACACCACAGATTTATCGTTACGATTTTAATACCAGTAGCACCAAACGGATTACCTTCCGTGGTGCGTTCAATGCCCGTGGTTCTTTAAGTGCTGATGGTAAGAAACTTGCATTAGTTCATCGTCCTAGCGGTAGCAATTACAAAGTTGCCATCCAAGATATGAACTCAGGCGTGAATAATATCCTGACTCCAACCAGTCTGGATGAATCGCCAAGCTTCTCACCGAATGGTCAAATGGTGGTGTATGCCACTCGTGAAGGTTCACGTGGTCTGTTATCGATCATGTCACTGGACGGCCGGTTCCGTATGAACCTGCCTAGCGAACAAGGTGAAGTTCGTGAACCAGCTTGGGCACCAAAATAATTTCATGCTTTAACATTAATCAAACTTCATGGAGATGAAGATGAAAAAAGTACAACTATTCGCACTTCCATTACTGACTGCTGCACTGGTCATGACCGGCTGTGCCAGCCGTAAACCTGCAACCGAAGTTCAAACTGGTGACGTTGCACCAGGTTCAGCAACCACTGTTGATACCCAAGGCTTAAGTGAAGATGCAGCCCTGAATGCACAAAGCCTGGCTGGTGCATCTTCTAAAGGTGTGACTGCTGAAAATAAAGCTTACCTGGCAAAACGTGTGGTGTACTTCGACTATGACAGCAGCGAACTGTCAAATGAAGACATCCGTACTCTGCAAGCACATGCACAGTTCCTGATGGCTAACGCCAACTCACGTGTGGCTTTAACTGGCCATACCGATGAACGTGGTACCCGTGAATACAACATGGCACTCGGTGAACGCCGTGCCAAGGCTGTAGAAAGCTTCCTGATCACCACCGGTGTGAATGCGGGCCAACTGGAAGCGGTAAGCTATGGTAAAGAAATGCCGGTTGATCCAGGCCATGACGAAAGCGCTTGGCAGAAGAACCGCCGTGTAGAAATTAACTACGAAGCGGTACCACCTCTGCTGAAATAAGCATTTTCAGTCAGAAAATAAAAAAGCACTCACCAATGAGTGCTTTTTTATGGATGTTGAAAATTTTGAATGATTATTTTACTGCATTTTCTTTTTTGGGCTGCAGCGATTCAATCATGTCATGTTTGTTGAACTTTTTGTACTCCGGTTTAGCCTCGTAAGCCTTCCAGGCTTCCTTCATCGTTTCTTCAGAAATTTCGTCTAAATTAATGGCTTCGCTTGGCGTTGGAGTCGCATCAAATTTTAATGTCGTCATCTTTGTGCTCCTGTACCGATATTTTCCTTTCTCCATCAACATAGCATTTTCTAGCCGAGTTGCAAGTGTAAAATCATAGCAAATAGTCGCAGTTTAATTTTTCTTTTACTCCGTTCTCATCTAAAATATGACGCAATAACATTTTTATCATTCTGATAAATCCTGATTCGGAGCTTTCCTGACATGTCTAACCTCAGCCTTTCCCAATTTTTACAGAATAAAACTGGGAATCTCACCCCTGAACTTGCACAAGTAATTGAAACAATAGCAAATACTTGTAAGTCAATTGATCAGGCTTTACAAAAGGGTGCATTGGCTGGTGTATTGGGCAGTGCTCAGCATGAAAATGTGCAAGGTGAAGAGCAGAAGAAACTGGATGTTATTTCTAATGACTATCTCATCAATGCATTAAAAGTGCATCCAAACGTTGGTGGCCTAGCTTCTGAAGAACTGGATGAATTCACTACTGCTCAGGAAAATGGTCAGTATCTAGTATTGTTTGATCCACTCGATGGTTCCAGCAACATCGACATCAATATGTGTGTCGGTACGATTTTCTCGATCCTGCCGGCAAAAAATGCGGTGACTCAGGCTGAAGACTTCCTGCAACCCGGTGTAAATCAGGTTGCTGCAGGTTATGTTCTGTATGGCCCTTCAACCATGCTGGCGCTGACTGTCGGTGCAGGTACCGTGTTCTTCACCTTTGATCCTGAAACCAAAGAATTCCTGCTGACTGCTGAAGGCGTTCAGGTTGCTGCAGATACTAAAGAATATGCGATTAATGCATCAAACCAACGTCACTGGGAAGCTCCAGTAAAACGCTATATCGACGAACTGCTGGCTGGTAAAACTGGTCCACGTGAAAAAGACTTCAATATGCGTTGGGTTGCATGTATGGTGGGTGATATTCACCGCATCCTGTGCCGTAGCGGGATCTTTATGTACCCATACGACTTTAAAGATCCGAAAAAAGCCGGTCGTCTGCGTCTGATGTATGAAGCAAACCCAATGAGTATGCTGATTGAACAGGCTGGCGGTGCATCAACGACTGGTCGTGTGCGTATTCTGGACATTCAGCCATCTGAGCTGCATCAGCGTGTTCCTGTGATCATCGGTTCTAAAAACGAAGTTGATCTTGTAACCAGCTACCACAATTAATCTTTTTAAACGGCAGTTGGTACGCTACTGACTGCCGTGGACTTCTCTCCCATGCCAACTATCTTCCTTGAATCCAAAGACAATCCGAAAATCAAGCACCTTAGGGGGCTGATTGAGCAGAATTCGTATCGAAAAAAACAAGGACAAACCGTACTGGAAGGTACACATCTGTGTCTTGCATGGCTACATGAAAATAAGAAAATTAACTCTATTTTCACGACAGAAAATGCCCTGAAACATCCAGACTTTGACACCATTCTGCAAAAATACACCGGTGTGGTTTTTGTGATTGGCGAATCACTTTATAAGGACCTGAGTACCCTCGGTACTTCACTGGCCTGTATGGCGATTGTCGATATTCCAAGTTCTAGCCAAGCAGTCGATTACACGGCGGATACCCTAATTCTGGAAAACGTACAGGATCCAGGCAATGTCGGCACCCTGCTCCGCTCTGCTGCTGCTGCGGGTATTGACCAGATCATCTGCACCAAAGGTTCGGCGTCACTATGGTCGCCACGTGTGTTACGTGCCGGGATGGGTGCGCATTTTTCATTGCAATGCTTTGAAAATGTGGAACTTAAAGATGTATTAGATAATTTCAAAATTCCAGTCTATGTGACCAGTTCACACCGTTCTAGCAGCCTGTATAGTAAAGACTTGCGTAAACCTTGTGTCTGGATTTTAGGCAATGAAGGCCAAGGCGTTTCTGACTATGCCCTAGAACACGCAGAAGCCGTGACCATTCCACAACCAGGTGGTCAGGAATCCCTGAATGTGGCGATTGCCGGTTCCATCTGCTTCTTTGAAATGGTCCGTCAACGCATCTAAACCTGCATTTTCAGTTACTTTATTGTATTTCTCAGCGACCTGTATAAAAAATAGATTACACTAGAAAAATAATCATGTGTAATGTCAACCGAACCATTATTTCTAACGTTATATGAATATGTACTTGGAAATAATGGTGGGTATCCAATGACGGGATTTTCCATCTCTATGGATTTAGCACCAAAACAGCTGAAGGCTCAAGATGCGAGTACTCTTAAGAGTACGGCTGAGTCACGCCTGAAGAATTTCATGCAGGATGTGACGGGTCGTGCCTTAGTGATGATGGAAAGTGCCACTCAAGGCCAGCATGGCATTGCCATG is from Acinetobacter sp. ANC 7912 and encodes:
- a CDS encoding NF038105 family protein: MTTLKFDATPTPSEAINLDEISEETMKEAWKAYEAKPEYKKFNKHDMIESLQPKKENAVK
- a CDS encoding class 1 fructose-bisphosphatase, with amino-acid sequence MSNLSLSQFLQNKTGNLTPELAQVIETIANTCKSIDQALQKGALAGVLGSAQHENVQGEEQKKLDVISNDYLINALKVHPNVGGLASEELDEFTTAQENGQYLVLFDPLDGSSNIDINMCVGTIFSILPAKNAVTQAEDFLQPGVNQVAAGYVLYGPSTMLALTVGAGTVFFTFDPETKEFLLTAEGVQVAADTKEYAINASNQRHWEAPVKRYIDELLAGKTGPREKDFNMRWVACMVGDIHRILCRSGIFMYPYDFKDPKKAGRLRLMYEANPMSMLIEQAGGASTTGRVRILDIQPSELHQRVPVIIGSKNEVDLVTSYHN
- a CDS encoding RNA methyltransferase, which translates into the protein MPTIFLESKDNPKIKHLRGLIEQNSYRKKQGQTVLEGTHLCLAWLHENKKINSIFTTENALKHPDFDTILQKYTGVVFVIGESLYKDLSTLGTSLACMAIVDIPSSSQAVDYTADTLILENVQDPGNVGTLLRSAAAAGIDQIICTKGSASLWSPRVLRAGMGAHFSLQCFENVELKDVLDNFKIPVYVTSSHRSSSLYSKDLRKPCVWILGNEGQGVSDYALEHAEAVTIPQPGGQESLNVAIAGSICFFEMVRQRI
- the pal gene encoding peptidoglycan-associated lipoprotein Pal, producing MKKVQLFALPLLTAALVMTGCASRKPATEVQTGDVAPGSATTVDTQGLSEDAALNAQSLAGASSKGVTAENKAYLAKRVVYFDYDSSELSNEDIRTLQAHAQFLMANANSRVALTGHTDERGTREYNMALGERRAKAVESFLITTGVNAGQLEAVSYGKEMPVDPGHDESAWQKNRRVEINYEAVPPLLK